Within the Sphingobium herbicidovorans genome, the region GCCCCTATCCCGCCGCCAAGGTTCAGCGGTGGGATCATGAAACGGATGTCGCCGTGATCGGATTCGGCGCGACCGGCGCCTGCGCGGCTATCGAGGCGGCGCAAGGCGGCGCGCGGGTGATGTTGTTCGAACGGGGTTCGGGCAGCGGCGGCGCGTCGGCATTGTCGGGCGGTGAAATCTATATCGGCGGCGGTGGGGGCACCGACGCCCAGCGTGCGGGTGGTTTCGAAGACTCGACCGAAGACCTGGCCGCCTATCTTAAGGCAGCGGGCGGCCCCTGCGCGGACGAGGCGAAGTGTGATCTCTATGCGCGGGAGTCGCTGGGCCATTATGCCTGGCTCAAGGAACAGGGCATCCCCTATCGCGGCAATTACCTGCCCGGCAAGCATATTGAACCGACCGACGATTCCACGCTGATCTGGTCGGGCAGCGAGGCGGCCTGGCCGTTCTGCGACATCGCCAAGCCCGCGCCGCGCGGCCATGTGATCGCCCATATGGGCTGGGGCGGAGGGCGGCCGCTCATCGACATTCTGGAATCCCGCGCACGGGCGCTGGGTGTCGAGGTGACCACTGACGCGCGCGCCGTCGCGCTCGTGCAAGACGACGCACGACGCGTGGTCGGCGTCATCGTGCGAATCGATAACGTCAACCGCTTCGTCCGCGCCGTTAAGGGCGTCGTTCTGGCGACCGGCGGCTTTGCCTTCAACGAGGCGATGCGCCGCCGCTACTGCCCGGAAACCTTCAAGATCAGCAGCCCGATTG harbors:
- a CDS encoding FAD-dependent oxidoreductase — translated: MTEISLHRPYPAAKVQRWDHETDVAVIGFGATGACAAIEAAQGGARVMLFERGSGSGGASALSGGEIYIGGGGGTDAQRAGGFEDSTEDLAAYLKAAGGPCADEAKCDLYARESLGHYAWLKEQGIPYRGNYLPGKHIEPTDDSTLIWSGSEAAWPFCDIAKPAPRGHVIAHMGWGGGRPLIDILESRARALGVEVTTDARAVALVQDDARRVVGVIVRIDNVNRFVRAVKGVVLATGGFAFNEAMRRRYCPETFKISSPIGDQDDGVGIELGVGAGGDAIHMEQFFTTCPWTMPEPQAHGVFVNQAGQRFINEDCYHGRVSRAAIDQMGDRVYLLLDIAHFNEPLPMAAMTIAGTGESWEEVEAELEMAPGTLSATMAFYNAHAREGRDPLFHKRPPMLTPLDQGPFVALELNFATTYFSFFTLGGLRTSTDGEVLDRAGAPVPGLFAAGRCTSGLPAWGHGYSSGLSLADCTFFGRQAGRRAAKG